Proteins encoded in a region of the Dasypus novemcinctus isolate mDasNov1 chromosome 24, mDasNov1.1.hap2, whole genome shotgun sequence genome:
- the RBM38 gene encoding RNA-binding protein 38: MLLRPAACAPSAGCPRPPAPGAMHGSQKDTTFTKIFVGGLPYHTTDASLRKYFEGFGDIEEAVVITDRHTGKSRGYGFVTMAERVAAERACKDPNPIIDGRKANVNLAYLGAKPRSLQAGFTIGVQQLHPALIQRTYGLTPHYVYPPAIVQPSVVIPAAPVPSLSSPYIEYAPASPAYAQYPPAAYDQYPYAASPAAGFVGYGYPAAVPQALAGAALVQYQPPQLQPDRMQ; encoded by the exons ATGCTGCTGCGGCCCGCGGCGTGCGCCCCGAGCGCGGGCTGCCCGCGGCCGCCGGCCCCCGGCGCCATGCACGGCTCGCAGAAGGACACCACGTTCACCAAGATCTTCGTGGGCGGCCTGCCCTACCACACGACCGACGCCTCGCTCAGGAAGTACTTCGAGGGCTTCGGGGACATCGAGGAGGCCGTGGTTATCACCGACCGCCACACGGGCAAGTCCCGCGGCTACGGCTTC GTGACCATGGCTGAGCGGGTGGCAGCCGAGCGGGCTTGCAAAGACCCCAACCCCATCATCGACGGGCGCAAGGCCAACGTGAACCTGGCCTACCTGGGCGCCAAGCCACGGAGCCTGCAGGCCG GCTTCACCATCGGCGTACAGCAGCTGCACCCCGCCCTGATCCAGCGGACCTACGG GCTGACCCCGCACTACGTCTACCCGCCAGCCATCGTCCAGCCCAGCGTGGTGATCCCGGCCGCCCCCGTGCCCTCGCTGTCCTCCCCCTACATCGAGTACGCGCCGGCCAGCCCGGCCTACGCCCAGTACCCGCCGGCCGCCTACGACCAGTACCCGTACGCCGCCTCGCCCGCCGCCGGCTTCGTGGGCTACGGCTACCCGGCCGCCGTGCCGCAGGCCCTCGCAGGCGCCGCCCTCGTGCAGTACCAGCCGCCGCAGCTGCAGCCCGACAGGATGCAGTGA